One Nitrospira sp. genomic region harbors:
- the mgtE gene encoding magnesium transporter — protein sequence MQTERPRDPRVTDQRPRHSERDVLREILRDQTERGQTKSDIVIQSVQKLLRRGAITNLSKMLGRMHPADIAKVVTHLSSPKEKREIFELVRGEGKRGQALSELDGDSIQQVLADLLHSDIAWLLKDLGPDDVAYILGFLPEERSKEILALMKTEDSTEVADILKYPKDTAGAIMTTEFFSLPEDATAQEAIRRLQQATDAEMVFYIYVTDKDDRLVGVLSLRQLITVPPTTPLKNIMAREVMSVAIDVDQEEVARQVASYNLLAIPVVERDGKLVGIITVDDVVDVIREEATEDMLKMAGAIEEETGSKSSSLGSAKLRLPWLFTNLVGSLLSGAILWYFRYTIQEVVAIVSFIPVIAAMGGNVGLQSSTLIIRGLAIGSVELTHVWPVFFREAKIGLVMGLACGVTLTLVAWVLHQGFLGMVVGASLIIAFLVSTSMATIMPILLKRVGVDPAVAAGPFVTTANDITGITIYLTLATLFLEYLR from the coding sequence ATGCAGACGGAACGACCGAGAGACCCGCGAGTGACGGATCAGCGACCTCGCCATTCCGAGCGCGATGTGTTGCGCGAAATCTTGCGGGATCAGACCGAACGCGGGCAGACGAAATCGGACATTGTGATCCAGTCTGTGCAGAAGTTACTGCGACGCGGAGCTATTACGAACCTCTCCAAGATGTTGGGGCGTATGCATCCCGCGGACATCGCTAAAGTCGTGACCCATCTCTCCTCTCCGAAGGAAAAGCGTGAAATTTTCGAGCTGGTCCGTGGCGAAGGCAAACGCGGGCAAGCGCTCAGTGAACTCGACGGCGACAGTATCCAACAAGTACTCGCAGATCTGTTGCATTCCGACATTGCGTGGCTCTTGAAAGACCTCGGTCCCGATGATGTGGCGTACATTCTCGGATTCCTTCCCGAAGAGCGCAGCAAAGAAATTCTCGCTTTGATGAAAACCGAGGATTCGACCGAGGTGGCCGACATCTTGAAGTATCCGAAGGATACGGCAGGCGCGATTATGACCACGGAGTTCTTCTCCTTGCCGGAAGATGCCACGGCACAGGAAGCGATCCGTCGGTTGCAGCAAGCCACCGATGCCGAAATGGTGTTCTATATTTATGTGACGGACAAGGATGATCGTCTGGTCGGTGTCCTCTCGCTCCGGCAACTGATCACCGTTCCTCCGACAACTCCACTGAAAAATATCATGGCGCGAGAGGTCATGAGTGTGGCGATCGACGTGGACCAAGAAGAAGTCGCGCGCCAGGTGGCCAGCTATAACTTGCTGGCTATTCCGGTTGTGGAACGGGACGGCAAACTCGTGGGCATCATCACGGTTGATGACGTGGTGGATGTGATCAGGGAGGAAGCGACCGAAGACATGTTGAAGATGGCCGGGGCGATTGAAGAAGAAACCGGCTCCAAGTCTTCGAGTCTCGGCTCGGCAAAACTGCGGTTGCCATGGCTCTTCACCAATTTGGTCGGCAGTCTCCTGTCCGGTGCGATCCTCTGGTATTTCCGTTATACGATTCAGGAAGTTGTGGCGATCGTGAGTTTTATTCCCGTGATCGCCGCGATGGGCGGTAACGTGGGGCTGCAATCCTCGACGCTGATTATTCGCGGGTTGGCCATCGGCTCTGTGGAACTCACCCATGTATGGCCTGTCTTTTTTCGGGAAGCGAAGATAGGGTTGGTTATGGGGTTGGCCTGCGGGGTGACACTGACCCTGGTCGCCTGGGTTTTGCATCAAGGATTTTTGGGCATGGTCGTCGGAGCTTCGCTGATCATCGCATTTCTCGTGTCCACCAGTATGGCGACGATTATGCCGATTCTCCTCAAGCGCGTGGGCGTCGATCCAGCCGTTGCGGCTGGTCCCTTTGTCACGACAGCGAACGACATCACCGGTATTACAATCTACCTGACTTTGGCCACTCTTTTCTTGGAGTATCTCCGGTGA
- the recO gene encoding DNA repair protein RecO, protein MPLVKTTAIVLRSRKWGDADRIVTLYSKSLGKIRGVARGARRQKSRFGGAIEPFSVCRLNLFEKRGDSLFRISHVDLVRSSQVLREDLRLMASAARMVNVVAAITPDGDPDPLLFDTLEQGLVSLHETEDSTFTALLFQVRLLGLTGFRPQTDHCAACGKTNFIGEPQFSPTAGGIVCLTCASRQRVQCVAFSRGSRLFLQQAIRLAPTVLTRLRATGQVRNEVEEAIEGYVTVVAGKRLPPVDFLSLASPG, encoded by the coding sequence ATGCCTCTGGTAAAGACGACGGCAATCGTCCTGCGGAGCCGCAAGTGGGGCGACGCCGATCGAATCGTGACCTTGTATTCCAAGAGTCTGGGTAAAATCCGAGGCGTAGCTCGTGGTGCCCGCCGTCAGAAAAGCCGCTTCGGGGGTGCGATCGAACCGTTCAGCGTGTGTCGCCTGAATCTATTTGAGAAAAGGGGAGATTCCCTATTTCGGATTTCGCATGTCGATCTGGTACGGTCCTCTCAAGTGCTGCGGGAAGACCTTCGCTTGATGGCCTCGGCGGCACGGATGGTCAACGTCGTAGCAGCGATCACGCCGGATGGAGATCCGGACCCGCTCTTGTTTGATACCCTGGAGCAGGGGCTCGTCTCGCTCCACGAAACCGAAGACTCGACCTTTACGGCGCTCCTTTTTCAGGTCAGGCTGCTCGGGTTGACGGGGTTTCGCCCGCAGACTGATCATTGCGCCGCCTGTGGGAAGACGAATTTCATCGGAGAGCCTCAATTTTCTCCGACCGCCGGAGGTATCGTCTGCCTGACCTGTGCCTCACGTCAACGAGTTCAATGTGTCGCATTCTCACGAGGCAGCCGCTTGTTCCTCCAACAAGCCATTCGACTGGCTCCTACGGTACTCACACGGTTGCGAGCTACGGGGCAAGTGCGCAATGAGGTGGAGGAAGCGATTGAAGGGTATGTCACAGTTGTTGCTGGGAAACGGCTACCACCGGTTGACTTCCTATCGCTTGCATCGCCAGGATGA
- a CDS encoding LuxR C-terminal-related transcriptional regulator, whose protein sequence is MTQAVKGIDQTDALADQRAGSGIVVLSASMQLLHMNRQATELAKKINAVDQGRTTTISAHGVLPTALTELCAEIIKALHIRTEAKDWEQFELKRITGDPNQPILLRGFGLPDRGGIQNARLVVTMEELGRKQNLNTEHARERFQLTNREQSVVENLAKGWTNKEIANALQITEQTVKEHIKHIMRKTNATTRTGILVQIFNS, encoded by the coding sequence ATGACACAAGCAGTTAAAGGTATTGATCAAACAGATGCTCTTGCTGATCAGAGGGCAGGGTCTGGGATAGTGGTGCTGTCAGCATCCATGCAGCTTCTGCATATGAATCGACAAGCTACGGAACTTGCCAAAAAGATCAATGCCGTCGACCAGGGGAGAACTACTACGATCTCAGCGCACGGAGTCCTTCCAACAGCGCTGACGGAGCTTTGTGCGGAAATTATTAAAGCCCTTCACATACGCACAGAAGCCAAGGATTGGGAACAATTCGAACTCAAGCGCATAACGGGTGACCCTAATCAGCCTATCCTTTTAAGAGGCTTTGGCTTACCGGATCGAGGAGGCATCCAAAACGCCCGGCTTGTGGTTACCATGGAAGAGTTGGGTCGGAAACAAAACCTCAATACAGAACATGCTCGAGAACGTTTTCAGTTGACCAACCGCGAGCAATCAGTCGTTGAAAATCTGGCAAAAGGCTGGACCAATAAGGAAATCGCCAATGCTCTCCAGATTACTGAACAAACTGTAAAAGAACACATTAAGCACATCATGCGAAAGACCAACGCTACCACCCGTACTGGAATTCTCGTCCAAATCTTCAATTCTTGA
- the era gene encoding GTPase Era — MKFGTVAIIGRTNVGKSTLLNCLLREKISIVSSKPQTTRTRIMGIVHVEGAQIVFLDTPGLHKPEHLLNRRMVRTAVETMEGADLFFMLMDATSRPGPGDLTAVKHMKDVLAKQPRPVILVVTKIDLVNKQKLLPILASYGKLFAWTEIVPVSAKVDDNVDRLLAVTVSYLPSGEGAYGDDVVTDQTMRTLAAEMIREKVLQETEEEVPYAVAVEIDEFVEQGKLAKIRASILVERETQKGILIGKQGERLKSIGTQARLDMEQLFDMKVFLELWVKVKKAWREDEQALVQLGY; from the coding sequence ATGAAGTTCGGAACGGTGGCCATCATTGGCCGGACCAACGTCGGCAAGTCGACGCTGCTCAATTGCCTGCTGCGTGAAAAAATCTCGATTGTCTCGAGTAAGCCTCAGACCACAAGGACCCGTATTATGGGCATCGTACATGTGGAAGGGGCACAAATTGTCTTTCTTGACACGCCGGGGCTTCATAAACCCGAGCACTTGTTGAATCGGCGAATGGTGCGTACGGCCGTGGAGACCATGGAAGGTGCGGACTTGTTCTTCATGCTCATGGATGCGACGAGCCGACCGGGTCCTGGAGATCTGACCGCTGTAAAACATATGAAGGACGTATTGGCCAAACAGCCGCGCCCGGTCATCCTTGTCGTCACGAAAATCGATCTCGTCAACAAGCAGAAGCTGCTTCCGATTCTCGCCAGTTATGGCAAACTCTTCGCGTGGACGGAGATCGTGCCGGTTTCCGCCAAGGTCGACGACAATGTTGACCGGTTATTGGCCGTGACCGTCTCTTATCTTCCGTCTGGAGAAGGAGCCTACGGCGATGATGTCGTGACAGATCAGACGATGAGAACGCTGGCGGCTGAGATGATCCGTGAGAAGGTGCTGCAAGAGACGGAGGAGGAGGTGCCATATGCGGTTGCGGTCGAAATCGATGAGTTCGTCGAGCAGGGGAAATTGGCGAAGATTCGGGCGTCGATTTTGGTGGAGCGAGAGACGCAGAAGGGCATCCTCATAGGCAAACAAGGAGAGCGTTTGAAATCGATCGGTACGCAGGCCAGATTGGACATGGAACAGCTATTCGACATGAAAGTGTTCCTTGAACTGTGGGTGAAGGTGAAGAAGGCGTGGCGGGAGGACGAGCAGGCCTTGGTGCAGTTAGGGTACTGA
- a CDS encoding DUF971 domain-containing protein, whose product MAATALEPQDMEWLDKGVLGIQWSDGHKGIYPVRYLRQHCPCAACVDEWTGERRLKSEDVPILIMLQDIEPVGRYALQFKWSDGHDTGIYAYSLLRKLCQCDICQPVKPVEPKSRRLM is encoded by the coding sequence ATGGCCGCCACTGCTCTGGAGCCTCAAGATATGGAGTGGCTCGACAAGGGAGTGCTGGGAATCCAGTGGAGCGATGGCCACAAGGGCATCTATCCGGTACGTTATCTGCGGCAGCATTGTCCCTGCGCGGCCTGCGTCGATGAGTGGACAGGCGAGCGGCGTCTTAAGTCAGAGGATGTACCGATCTTGATTATGCTCCAGGATATCGAGCCGGTAGGACGCTACGCCTTGCAGTTCAAATGGAGCGACGGTCACGATACCGGTATCTATGCTTATTCATTGCTAAGAAAATTATGTCAGTGCGACATCTGTCAGCCGGTGAAACCGGTTGAGCCAAAATCCCGCCGACTTATGTGA
- a CDS encoding integrase core domain-containing protein: MSPESRAVIDERHWVSATSAAFIKAYATFGISQPFTSDNNPNGNTDIERLMRTLKEELLWLREWASALDLERALAAWVDLYNTRYLHSTLGYRRPYQFEQEHRATVRNTDSLSIPRASDQSRPVRLGSFLFGLVLTKLAFLVMA, from the coding sequence GTGAGTCCAGAGTCAAGGGCTGTCATTGATGAGCGACACTGGGTTTCAGCCACGTCGGCAGCCTTCATAAAGGCGTACGCGACGTTCGGGATCTCCCAGCCGTTCACGAGCGACAACAATCCGAACGGGAACACCGACATAGAACGGCTCATGCGGACGCTGAAGGAAGAACTCCTCTGGCTCCGGGAGTGGGCGAGTGCTCTGGACCTGGAACGCGCCCTGGCGGCGTGGGTCGATTTGTACAACACAAGGTATTTGCATTCGACTCTCGGGTATCGGAGGCCGTATCAGTTCGAACAAGAGCATCGAGCTACTGTGAGGAACACAGACAGCCTTTCAATCCCGAGAGCTTCTGATCAGTCGAGACCTGTGCGCCTTGGCTCGTTCCTGTTTGGGTTGGTCCTGACCAAGCTCGCATTCTTGGTTATGGCATAG
- a CDS encoding cytochrome c/FTR1 family iron permease, translating into MKPTENRDAMKPIRTLLFLTNSLSWWLTVMLLASIVHGVAMAAPDDEERAQTIVHMLDYVGMDYPGVVQDGKVVNVEEYAEQHEFATQAVVLLGQLPAVPEQPTLLEQARGLLARIEAKAPGSEISALTGRLRMGVIQAWKLSVAPQQPPDLQQAARLFAQHCAACHGTQGRGDGLLANGMEPAPSDLQDENRMRQRSLYGLYNTITLGVRGTPMRAFTELSEADRWALAFFAGGLRASSQAVAKGEALWRQGEGRTVFESLHRLVLEAPSEQASPGSSMDAVRAYLTQQPHALQAAAQRPLAFSRTKLDETAQAYANGNREDAQRMAIAAYLDGFELIESALDNVDAPLRTEIEREMMALRAAIEEGRSFETVTAQTAKVTALLDRADDALFGSVLSPNTAFVTSMLILLREGLEAILVLSAIVAFTVKTGRHDVSPYIHAGWIGALALGGITWIIARYALSISGASRELTEGITALLAAAMLLYVGWWLHNRANAQAWNRFIREQVNAALGKRTLWAMAGISFLVVYRELFEVILFYETLWSQAGAAGQGAVLWGIATAALLLVLIGGMILRYSVRLPIGPFFTVTSSLLALMAVVFVGNGVAALQEAGVLETTTVRFFSLPMLGIHPSAQSLMLQALTLALIAGGFWSSRAKAA; encoded by the coding sequence ATGAAGCCCACGGAAAATCGAGACGCAATGAAGCCTATACGTACCTTGTTGTTCTTGACGAACTCGCTCTCGTGGTGGCTGACGGTGATGCTGCTGGCCTCGATCGTGCACGGCGTTGCGATGGCAGCGCCGGATGACGAGGAAAGGGCACAGACCATCGTCCACATGCTGGATTATGTCGGTATGGATTACCCCGGGGTCGTACAGGATGGCAAGGTGGTGAACGTAGAGGAGTACGCGGAACAGCACGAGTTCGCCACCCAGGCCGTAGTCCTTCTCGGCCAGTTGCCCGCTGTTCCCGAGCAGCCGACGTTGTTGGAGCAGGCTCGCGGGCTTCTCGCGCGCATCGAAGCCAAGGCTCCTGGCAGCGAAATTTCCGCACTCACCGGACGGCTGCGCATGGGCGTGATCCAAGCGTGGAAGCTGAGTGTGGCGCCACAACAACCTCCCGACCTCCAGCAGGCCGCGAGACTCTTTGCTCAACACTGCGCCGCGTGCCACGGCACGCAGGGTCGCGGCGACGGACTACTGGCCAATGGTATGGAACCGGCGCCTAGCGACCTACAGGATGAGAACCGCATGCGCCAGCGAAGTCTGTACGGCCTGTACAATACCATTACGCTTGGCGTGCGCGGCACGCCGATGCGCGCCTTCACCGAACTTTCCGAGGCCGACCGCTGGGCATTGGCCTTCTTTGCCGGCGGCCTGCGAGCCAGCTCTCAAGCAGTGGCGAAAGGGGAGGCACTGTGGCGGCAAGGCGAGGGCAGAACAGTTTTTGAAAGTCTGCACAGGCTGGTGTTAGAGGCGCCCAGTGAGCAAGCCTCTCCTGGTTCATCGATGGACGCCGTGCGCGCGTACCTGACGCAACAGCCACATGCCCTGCAAGCCGCCGCTCAGAGGCCGCTGGCTTTCTCCCGTACTAAACTCGACGAAACAGCGCAAGCCTATGCGAATGGCAACCGAGAAGATGCACAGCGCATGGCGATCGCGGCCTACCTTGACGGCTTCGAGCTGATCGAATCGGCGCTGGACAATGTTGATGCGCCGCTGCGCACGGAAATCGAGCGCGAGATGATGGCGCTACGCGCGGCCATCGAGGAGGGCCGATCGTTCGAGACCGTGACAGCCCAGACGGCGAAGGTCACGGCACTGCTCGACCGCGCCGATGATGCGCTCTTCGGCAGCGTCTTATCGCCGAATACGGCCTTCGTAACTTCCATGCTGATCTTGTTACGCGAGGGATTGGAAGCGATCTTGGTGCTTTCAGCCATCGTTGCCTTCACCGTCAAGACGGGGCGACATGATGTCTCACCCTACATCCACGCCGGTTGGATCGGAGCCTTGGCGCTGGGCGGCATCACATGGATCATCGCTCGCTACGCCCTTAGCATCTCGGGCGCCAGTCGCGAACTGACCGAAGGCATCACAGCGCTGCTGGCTGCGGCCATGTTGCTATACGTCGGCTGGTGGTTGCACAACCGCGCGAACGCGCAAGCCTGGAACCGCTTCATCCGCGAGCAGGTCAATGCCGCGCTGGGCAAGCGCACACTGTGGGCGATGGCTGGTATCTCGTTCCTCGTCGTGTATCGCGAGTTGTTCGAAGTGATCCTGTTTTATGAAACATTGTGGTCGCAGGCCGGTGCGGCAGGGCAGGGCGCGGTGCTGTGGGGCATCGCCACCGCAGCGTTGCTCCTGGTACTGATCGGCGGCATGATCCTTCGCTACAGCGTGCGTCTGCCGATCGGGCCGTTTTTCACGGTCACCTCCAGTCTGCTGGCACTGATGGCCGTCGTCTTTGTGGGGAATGGGGTCGCGGCACTGCAAGAAGCAGGCGTGCTGGAAACGACGACGGTGCGTTTCTTCTCACTGCCGATGTTGGGAATCCACCCAAGCGCGCAGAGCCTCATGCTCCAGGCGCTGACGCTCGCGTTGATCGCCGGTGGATTCTGGTCCAGCCGGGCGAAGGCGGCATAA
- a CDS encoding PilZ domain-containing protein, producing MEWEWSIRDSHENHSERAALLRPILYEMTASEVGNANVVKGGKALSLNISSGGMLVLMDRAPDIEQVLKVYVPTPITIAETPTLAEVRWTRKLPIGDSSSRVTYFVGLKFIF from the coding sequence ATGGAATGGGAGTGGTCGATAAGAGATAGCCATGAAAACCATAGTGAGCGGGCGGCGCTGCTGCGGCCAATTCTTTATGAGATGACAGCGTCAGAGGTAGGAAATGCCAATGTTGTCAAAGGGGGGAAAGCGTTATCCCTGAATATTAGCAGCGGAGGGATGTTAGTTCTTATGGACCGAGCCCCGGATATCGAACAGGTATTGAAAGTCTATGTGCCGACACCTATAACGATTGCTGAAACGCCAACGCTTGCTGAAGTGCGTTGGACAAGAAAGCTTCCGATTGGAGATTCAAGTAGCCGCGTCACCTATTTCGTAGGGCTGAAGTTCATATTCTAG
- the glgA gene encoding glycogen synthase GlgA gives MMAASEAVPYAKTGGLADVVGALAIELTKLGHHVTLLMPDYRGRASGESRQPAMRLSVPVNGKPVDITVEEENVPVIGTLNRLRVLFVRYDPYFDRSGLYQQDHHDYPDNLERFVLFCRAVLEVVRSLIETRGEKVDVLHLHDWQTALCAVYLKTLPHEYKGLEQLNVLLTLHNLGYQGTFPGQEFAKTGLPPSLFSPSGLEFYGSVNCLKGGIVFADAVSTVSPTYAREIMTAEYGCGLEGVLANRTDGVKGITNGIDVAIWNPERDPYLPAQYGVGDLSGKLTCKRALQRELGLPNRDAPLLAVIGRLTFQKGFDLLIDVMPELMSLDTQIVVLGTGDHQLEQQFSAAKAKYADHIGLHLGFDEQMAHRLEAGADMVIMPSRYEPCGLSQLYSLRYGTVPIVRRTGGLADTVVPFRPSTVKSWQATGFHFIDASADSLLSTLLLSLYVYKERQTWQSLIHAGMKTDLSWNRSAKLYVDLYNWLQRERRES, from the coding sequence GTGATGGCAGCCTCCGAGGCGGTTCCGTATGCCAAGACGGGCGGATTGGCCGACGTGGTAGGCGCGTTGGCGATCGAGCTGACGAAGTTGGGGCATCACGTGACATTGCTGATGCCTGATTACCGAGGTCGAGCATCCGGTGAGTCTCGTCAACCGGCCATGCGACTTTCTGTTCCGGTGAATGGGAAGCCCGTAGACATAACGGTGGAAGAAGAGAATGTACCAGTGATAGGGACATTGAATCGGTTGCGGGTATTGTTTGTGCGATACGATCCCTACTTTGACCGCTCGGGACTTTACCAACAAGACCATCACGACTATCCGGACAACCTAGAGAGGTTTGTCCTGTTCTGTCGTGCGGTTCTTGAAGTCGTGCGTAGCCTGATCGAGACTCGGGGGGAGAAGGTTGATGTGCTGCACTTGCACGATTGGCAGACAGCCCTGTGCGCAGTGTATCTGAAAACTCTTCCTCACGAGTATAAGGGACTCGAACAACTAAATGTGCTCCTGACTCTGCACAACCTGGGATATCAAGGAACCTTCCCTGGCCAAGAGTTTGCGAAGACTGGACTTCCCCCATCGCTATTTTCCCCAAGCGGCCTCGAGTTCTATGGGTCAGTTAATTGTCTGAAAGGCGGCATCGTCTTTGCCGATGCTGTTTCCACGGTAAGTCCTACCTACGCAAGGGAGATCATGACCGCAGAATATGGATGTGGTTTGGAAGGCGTGTTGGCAAACCGTACGGATGGCGTCAAAGGGATTACAAATGGCATCGACGTTGCTATCTGGAATCCCGAGCGTGACCCCTACCTGCCGGCGCAGTATGGGGTTGGTGATTTGTCTGGAAAACTTACATGCAAGCGAGCGCTACAACGGGAGCTCGGATTGCCGAATCGTGATGCTCCCTTGTTGGCTGTGATCGGTCGGCTGACCTTTCAGAAGGGTTTTGATCTCTTGATAGATGTGATGCCTGAACTCATGTCCCTAGATACACAAATCGTAGTGCTCGGTACGGGAGATCACCAGTTGGAACAACAATTTAGTGCAGCCAAAGCCAAATATGCTGATCACATTGGCCTGCATCTTGGTTTTGATGAGCAGATGGCACATCGCCTGGAAGCCGGCGCTGACATGGTAATTATGCCGTCTCGCTATGAGCCATGTGGTCTCAGTCAGCTGTATAGCCTTCGGTATGGCACGGTACCTATTGTTCGTCGTACCGGAGGGTTGGCGGATACCGTTGTTCCATTTCGACCTTCAACGGTCAAATCTTGGCAGGCAACTGGCTTCCATTTCATTGATGCTTCGGCTGACTCTCTGCTCTCGACGCTCTTGCTCTCACTGTATGTGTATAAAGAGCGGCAGACATGGCAATCCTTGATCCACGCTGGGATGAAGACCGACCTGTCTTGGAATCGATCGGCAAAACTCTATGTAGATTTATATAACTGGCTGCAGAGAGAAAGAAGAGAGAGCTAG
- a CDS encoding septum formation initiator family protein: MIIKQNRGRQWLEWRQRMLIVMQMIGAGGCVWLFGALFSGEMGLTRYLSMRDHARNLEQELSALRRENATLQRDITRLQHDPAKIEQLAREQLGYVRKGETVYQLAPDPEKTPQPFSKP; encoded by the coding sequence ATGATCATCAAGCAGAATCGTGGACGGCAGTGGCTGGAATGGCGGCAGCGCATGCTTATCGTCATGCAGATGATCGGCGCTGGTGGCTGTGTGTGGTTGTTTGGGGCCTTGTTTTCCGGAGAAATGGGCCTGACGCGGTATCTTTCTATGCGTGATCACGCCAGAAATTTAGAGCAAGAACTCTCGGCTTTACGTCGAGAAAATGCCACACTGCAGCGAGATATTACCCGTCTCCAGCATGACCCCGCCAAGATCGAGCAGTTGGCTCGAGAGCAGTTGGGCTATGTGCGCAAGGGCGAAACTGTGTATCAATTAGCGCCGGATCCAGAGAAAACCCCACAACCTTTCTCGAAGCCATGA
- a CDS encoding IS30 family transposase: MRTRSYRHLSADERETVSLGLARGHSLRMMARVLDRAPSTLSRAYARNTPRGQPYRACTAQPQAVARSQPPRRSRKLLDPWLWQYVRTQLTQGCSPEQIAGRLRREYPDDMGRRLSAETLYAGLYVLPRGTLRSELRAALRQARKARRPRSRGTDRRGQIPHMTSIAERPANVAARTVPGHWEGDLLKGARNGSAVGTLVERTTRLVILARMEGTDATSARAGFTKKLRHVPAALRKTLTDDRGKEMAEHERLAQRLAIRVFFADPHCPWQRGPNENTNGLLRQSLPKGTDLSVYTQRELNAIAHRLNTRPRKCLDFATPLEVYAHLRHHSPVALGT, encoded by the coding sequence ATGCGAACGAGATCATACCGTCACCTGAGTGCCGACGAACGTGAGACCGTGAGCCTGGGATTGGCCCGGGGCCATTCGCTGCGGATGATGGCCCGAGTGTTGGACCGCGCGCCCAGCACCCTGAGCCGGGCATATGCCCGCAACACGCCCCGAGGCCAACCGTATCGGGCCTGCACGGCGCAGCCCCAGGCGGTTGCCAGATCCCAGCCCCCTCGACGCTCCCGGAAACTTCTGGATCCCTGGCTGTGGCAGTATGTCCGAACCCAGCTGACGCAGGGCTGCTCGCCGGAGCAGATTGCCGGGCGCCTTCGACGCGAGTATCCTGACGACATGGGCCGACGCCTCTCGGCTGAGACCCTCTATGCGGGCTTGTATGTCTTGCCCCGTGGGACCCTGCGGAGCGAACTGCGGGCGGCCCTGCGTCAGGCGCGCAAGGCGCGTCGCCCTCGGTCGCGAGGGACCGATCGACGCGGCCAGATCCCTCACATGACGTCCATTGCCGAGCGCCCCGCCAACGTGGCCGCTCGCACCGTGCCAGGTCACTGGGAGGGCGACTTGCTGAAGGGGGCCCGCAATGGGTCGGCCGTCGGCACCCTGGTGGAGCGGACGACGCGCCTGGTCATCCTGGCCCGGATGGAAGGGACGGATGCGACGAGTGCCCGCGCGGGCTTCACGAAGAAACTCCGACACGTGCCTGCCGCGCTGCGCAAAACTCTGACCGATGATCGGGGCAAAGAGATGGCTGAGCACGAGCGCTTGGCCCAACGGCTCGCGATCCGCGTCTTCTTTGCCGATCCGCATTGTCCCTGGCAACGAGGTCCCAACGAGAACACGAATGGCCTGCTGCGCCAGTCCCTGCCCAAGGGCACGGACCTCTCGGTCTACACCCAACGCGAGTTGAACGCCATTGCCCATCGGCTGAACACGCGCCCACGCAAATGTCTCGACTTTGCCACGCCTCTGGAAGTCTATGCGCACCTGCGCCATCATTCACCCGTTGCACTTGGAACTTGA
- a CDS encoding 3-deoxy-7-phosphoheptulonate synthase produces MNRPIDNQHVIEIKALPSPRAIKIKLPITDQAAALVVETREAIRRILHGKDRDRLLVIAGPCSIHDPDAAYEYAAKLKPVADAFRDRFLIVMRTYFEKPRTTVGWKGLINDPHLDGTCDIATGMELARTILLKINQMGLPCGTELLDPISPQYIADLISWTAIGARTTESQTHREMASGVSMPVGFKNGTEGSLQVAINAMTSARAPHHFVGINADGQTAIIKTMGNPDRHIVLRGGGGRTNYEPEHVATAETAVAGEGIARPIMIDCSHDNSRKDHTRQGLVAREVLRQFREGRQAIMGLMIESNLNPGRQAWKEGVALLHGVSITDACLGWDETERLLTELAAAIIPKPVF; encoded by the coding sequence CCCCGCGCGCCATTAAGATCAAGCTACCTATTACCGATCAGGCTGCGGCACTCGTCGTCGAAACCCGAGAAGCGATTCGCAGAATTCTCCATGGAAAGGATCGTGACAGACTCCTGGTCATCGCCGGACCGTGCTCCATTCATGACCCCGATGCCGCCTATGAGTATGCCGCCAAGCTCAAGCCGGTCGCCGATGCATTCCGTGACCGTTTCTTGATTGTGATGCGGACATATTTCGAAAAGCCCAGGACCACCGTGGGATGGAAAGGCCTCATCAATGATCCTCACCTTGACGGTACTTGCGATATCGCGACGGGTATGGAGCTGGCGAGAACGATTCTCCTCAAGATCAATCAGATGGGCCTCCCCTGCGGCACCGAATTGTTGGACCCAATCAGTCCGCAGTACATCGCCGACCTCATCAGTTGGACGGCGATCGGGGCCCGCACCACGGAAAGCCAAACCCATCGAGAAATGGCCAGCGGTGTGTCGATGCCGGTTGGCTTTAAGAACGGAACCGAAGGCAGCCTGCAGGTTGCGATTAATGCCATGACCTCCGCCCGCGCGCCGCACCACTTCGTCGGCATCAACGCCGACGGCCAAACGGCGATCATCAAGACCATGGGCAATCCCGACCGCCATATCGTGCTGCGCGGTGGGGGCGGAAGAACCAACTACGAGCCAGAACATGTCGCGACTGCTGAGACCGCAGTAGCCGGCGAAGGTATCGCCCGTCCCATCATGATCGATTGCTCGCACGACAATTCCCGTAAGGACCATACGCGCCAGGGCCTCGTCGCTCGTGAAGTTTTGAGGCAGTTCCGTGAGGGCCGACAGGCGATCATGGGGCTGATGATCGAAAGCAATCTCAATCCCGGCAGACAAGCGTGGAAAGAAGGCGTCGCACTCCTTCACGGCGTCTCCATTACCGATGCCTGTCTTGGCTGGGATGAGACCGAACGTCTATTGACCGAACTCGCCGCGGCAATCATTCCAAAGCCGGTTTTCTAA